cTGTTTTGAAATGTTAGGAGttgaaaatggaaaaaagaaaagacattATCATACACAGTTTTGAACATAATTATCAGGTAAGAAAATAcagtgataataaaattatatcttaAAAGTCAATCGAATAAAGCATTACTCTATTCTCATTCTCATGAATGAATGAaggtttcttattattatataaattttggtaaagATTAATATTGGGTGGAAAAAGAATTAAAGGCACATATGCAGAAATTCAACTAAAAACATTGCCTTAGCATAAGTAGCATTTTCAGAAAAGTTAGCCAACAGCTTGGATAAATAGCAAGTTCATAAACTATCCAAAATATAACTATTAAACCTATGTACCAGAACTTGAACTTTGTGTGCTAGCCATGGTATGAAAACTACATTTATCCAAAAAAAGTGTTGTCAGATCCATTAAATTCAACTATATAGTCATTCATCAACTCTCTAATCCTGCTATATGCTTAAGCATCCACCCTACTAAATAAGCAGAAGCTGCAGCTATGGAACCACTGAAAAGTGTGACAGCCACAGAGAACATGATGTTTTGGCCAGCAATCCTTGCCTTTGCCACCCCAAGAAGAGCAAGGGCAAGTGCAGAAGCTAGGCAAGCACTAACAAACTTGATAGATTCATTGTCAGTGAATGGTatgaggatgatgaaggatagCAAAGGAACTGAGCCAAAGAGCATAAAGGATGCAAAGGTCACAAGGCCATTCTTCCATGGCTTCACTTCTTGATCTGCTGGCAGCACTCCCTTGTCTGCCATCATTCTCTGGTCTACCATGATGTCCTTGTACTTTGTGAATATGTTCACAACCTTGCACCAAGTAACAAACTTCAGCCAAAGTGTACAAGTTAGAAGCAATTTATTGATAACAGTGTCTTCAAAAGAGTGTTTCTGGCATTTATTTATAATGCATGATAACTTTGTTTTTCTATTAGTTGAGTTGAAAGTAGTATCTGTGATGGTTTCTAAAGGGTAGGTAGATAGTATAAAATTTTACACATTGTGAAActctaattttatttcaaatggtAGATTTTTTCATGCATACCATGGTTGCATCATTGCAGTCCATCCCAAGAGCTTGATAGTGATTGATTAACTCTGATTGCTCCTTTTTCCTTTGGTTGATAACATCCCATTCTGTCACTTTCCTTTCCTCAATGATCACTTCCTGCTCAGAGCTAGCAGACACAGAGTCCCCAAACCCCATTGATATTGCATCTGCCACAAGGTTTGAGAATCCAAGAACCAGCACATGCCCTGCAATTTAAGTGTAGCATATAAGTTAAAATAGCATTTATTCTATGTATTGGCATCAATGGCATCAATGGCATCACAATCTGTATCAGTGTTTCTGACAAATATACAAATGCATACACAGTGACAAGAATCTTAGCCACACAACATAATAATCTCCTTGTGATTGAAAGGCCTAAAGTCTTAAATTCAAATCCCATAATCTCCattgtaaaaattattgtgATTTGTTGCGGAAAAGGACAAGCTGCTTCGAGTACCTATCATACAATCTTAGCACTAAAAATGTGTGAAAAGGACCAAAGCTGCAAATACATGCAATCATAGCACTGAAAATCTCTTTTACCTCCATCACATAATCACGAGGTCTTTTATGCTCAGCCATTCAACAAGGAAACACTGGACatttgtttaaaagaaaatgaaatttcaaCACATAATCTAAATGTGTTTGTTTAAAAGCAAACACATTTAGATTTGCTGTGATTAAAAAGCAAACAGATTCACTGATATTAAGCATCAACTGTTAAACATTCTCAAAATTTCACCAAAATATCAAAGACCCTAATTacagttaaaagaaaaaattaacatatataaataccAGAGGATCTAGTGCTAGCATTGATGGAAGAAATGAGAGCAAAGCAAGTGATAATGGCATCAAGCCCTGCAAAAACTATGCTCTTTACATATTCTCCCTTCCAAGGCTCTCTTGGTCTCTCACTACTCTCTCTGTCTGAGTCACCACCGTCCTCCGCCGCTGTCGGGAGGAGCCTTGTGGTGGTGCCACCACTGCTGCCACCTCTCTCAACCATTAAAAATCAAGccttatacttttttatttgttttggaaCTTTGAGGTGTATACCAGAGTGGTAAAAAATTGAAACTGTTTTTCACTCTAGGTTTGATAGTGATTGATTCATGTGAGAAAGCTTGAATTGGTGTCACCATGCATGCGATTGCACAAACACGTTGGCAATGAGTggatttgtttttcattgtctGATTGACACGTTACCATGATGATTCATCACCACATTCCCACCGTTTCATCTTCAAAAACACTTGTCTTCTTCTGCAAACTACCATGGAAGAACACACTTTACTTATTTGGTTATAATAGCTCTTTTGGCTTTTCAGAATAATACTGAAACTTAagcaattgatttttttttaaaagtaaactaccaatttaattattaaaagtgtaagttgaaaattaattaaataagaaagTAATTCTTAAAGTTCTCATCATCAATTTAGTTGCCTCAAATTGATCTATGCAATTCATAAAATACTCTTTAAagtataaatttcaataatttagtACTTATAATTGTAATGATAATGATAAGATAAACTgtttctaattataaaattttaactcttacaaattatatatgaaCATATATTTAGGCTTTTAAATGCATtaaatatctataattataGAATAAGTTGTTTCACAATTacctttaaaaattaaattaattgataatttatatttacatatgtatttttatcattttatttgttgtaaaaaataatttcattttttttaacaatttcaagGAGTAATATAATTTATGGTTTATAATTTTAGAGACTGTTTTactattgtattatttttaagagttatgataggttaacaaaatgtttttgacaaagttttgacaaactttctttttctggtaaaataatattattttattattttattttaattaaagataaaattttaatctactttaattctaattttagaaTCTTTGTTAAGTTTGtcaaaatttttgttgtcaaaagataattttcctatttttaaaGACTAGTTTGTGTAAATATTACAATCTTATGGTTTTATATTACATCTCGCGTTAACACATGAAATTTTgactcaaaataaatttaatattttaagaaaaataaaaaaataataaatataacactAAATCTAtgtaattaagtaaataaagaCAATATTCTATGTGaaggaataataaaatattcgttattactaatatttcaaGTTGCTAGAGTAATACGATAATCAATGgttatattaacatttttgtGACTATGCTTTTAATGAACCActctatataaatatagatataagaATTAAAACTAGAACTAAACTccataaaaatgttttatttttttcaattaatttattttatcattaaaacgaactatttttatttattttgtcattCATGCAATTACATATTAAGTTTTGAGGTTAAAGGATATCTCAaagtttttcatttaatttcaaataaaattgttcATGCTATTAGTTGTGTGTATTTTGGTTAAGGGAATATGAGAATTTTAAGTGAATTGTTTTCATACGTTCAtaagtttcaattatttaaaaatcattttcagAGATACATTTTCAATGTTATTCACATCAATTCATcttacagaaaaaataaaaaataaaacaattccTTTTCATGGAAATAAGTCCTTACAAAATACCTAAGAATTAACTCTAATAAacttatacatacatatatatatatatatatatatatatatatattatatttattgcaGTATTCATTCAGCTGCAGAACTTATAATGTCAAATCTCACTGTTGAAAAAACAGTAACAgtatcaataaatttgaggtaaTAGCAACATTGGAGAAAGAACAGAAGCTCTAAATACGTTTTGACAGTAAAGCAATAAAATCTGAGACtttccattaaaaaaataatataaaatactaatttgaacatcaaattattttctttttcctttcacatgacatgaaaataacaaagaaattgtgaatttaaaaataatatgacttacaaaaaataaaatttggtttcATTTAGAACACATATTAAGCTAGACCAAGGGCCTCCTTTCATCATTTTCCCCTTCAGAATTTGGCAGATTCCCCAACTCTTGATCACCACTGGATTTTGCTCTGAGATCCCTTGGAGAAGAATTTAAGTCCCTCTTGTTGCTGCTGAATTTGCTATCAGGCAACATCTTCAGTGTGATTCCCATAGCTATGAGTAAAAGTCCACTCCCATGTTGTTCTGTTAATGGTTTTGTGAATATCAAGTATGACAGTAGCAATGTCACTGCCTTTCTTGCTGTTGTTATCTGCAACAACATTCAATGAGctaaagttgaatttttctaaCACCCCATAtgctgttttttgtttttatatatctaTGACAACACTGAATGATTGAATCAAGTTAAAGGGTGAGTGAGAATCaacattgttttcattttcatctcatTTGTGACTAGTAAAGTAACAGACTCTCTTAACACTTTAACACTTTACTTTATTTCCATAACACTCTGTCTTATTAGTTGATACTCATGCAATGATAAACTAAACAACAATTTTCCAATCAGCTGAATGAATGAAAGTCCTGATAATCTGGCATTGGAACTCACATATTTAGTGAAGGCTCACATGACTTTCACCTAATACTATTAATAGTGTTGCTAAAAACTATCCCTATGTCAGAACAACTTTCAATTCAAGTTAAGTTTT
This region of Vigna unguiculata cultivar IT97K-499-35 chromosome 5, ASM411807v1, whole genome shotgun sequence genomic DNA includes:
- the LOC114184277 gene encoding uncharacterized protein LOC114184277 isoform X2 — its product is MVERGGSSGGTTTRLLPTAAEDGGDSDRESSERPREPWKGEYVKSIVFAGLDAIITCFALISSINASTRSSGHVLVLGFSNLVADAISMGFGDSVSASSEQEVIIEERKVTEWDVINQRKKEQSELINHYQALGMDCNDATMVVNIFTKYKDIMVDQRMMADKGVLPADQEVKPWKNGLVTFASFMLFGSVPLLSFIILIPFTDNESIKFVSACLASALALALLGVAKARIAGQNIMFSVAVTLFSGSIAAASAYLVGWMLKHIAGLES
- the LOC114184277 gene encoding uncharacterized protein LOC114184277 isoform X1 → MVERGGSSGGTTTRLLPTAAEDGGDSDRESSERPREPWKGEYVKSIVFAGLDAIITCFALISSINASTRSSGHVLVLGFSNLVADAISMGFGDSVSASSEQEVIIEERKVTEWDVINQRKKEQSELINHYQALGMDCNDATMFVTWCKVVNIFTKYKDIMVDQRMMADKGVLPADQEVKPWKNGLVTFASFMLFGSVPLLSFIILIPFTDNESIKFVSACLASALALALLGVAKARIAGQNIMFSVAVTLFSGSIAAASAYLVGWMLKHIAGLES